A section of the Mesorhizobium loti genome encodes:
- the acs gene encoding acetate--CoA ligase: protein MSEVHVHRVQPAWKKNALIDNDTYLKWYADSIKNPDKFWGKHGKRIDWFKPFSKVKNTSFDGKVSIKWFEDGLTNVSYNCIDRHLKKRGDQTAIIWEGDNPYDDKKITYNELYEHVCRLANVMKKHGVKKGDRVTIYMPMIPEAAYAMLACTRIGAIHSIVFGGFSPDALAGRIVDCESTFVITADEGLRGGKPIPLKENTDKAIDIAARHHVTVKNVVVVRRTGGKIGWAPGRDVWYHDEVASVKAECKPEKMKAEDPLFILYTSGSTGKPKGVLHTTAGYLVYVSMTHQYVFDYHDGDIYWCTADVGWVTGHSYIVYGPLANGATTLMFEGVPNYPSQSRFWEVIDKHKVNIFYTAPTALRALMGAGNDPVKKTSRNSLRVLGSVGEPINPEAWEWYFNVVGNAKVPIVDTWWQTETGGILITPLPGATDLKPGSATRPFFGVKPQLVDGEGKVLEGAADGNLCITDSWPGQMRTVYGDHDRFVQTYFSTYKGKYFTGDGCRRDADGYYWITGRVDDVINVSGHRMGTAEVESALVSHEKVSEAAVVGYPHDIKGQGIYSYVTLMKGQEPTEDLRKELIAHVRKEIGAIASPDKIQFAPGLPKTRSGKIMRRILRKIAEDDFAALGDTSTLADPAVVDDLVANRQNKKG, encoded by the coding sequence ATGTCCGAGGTTCATGTCCATCGCGTCCAGCCGGCGTGGAAGAAGAATGCGCTGATCGACAATGACACCTACCTGAAATGGTATGCCGACAGCATCAAGAACCCGGACAAATTCTGGGGCAAGCACGGCAAGCGCATCGACTGGTTCAAGCCCTTCAGCAAGGTCAAGAACACCTCCTTCGACGGCAAGGTCTCGATCAAGTGGTTCGAGGACGGGCTGACCAACGTCTCGTACAATTGCATCGACCGCCACCTGAAGAAGCGCGGCGACCAGACCGCCATCATCTGGGAAGGCGACAATCCCTACGACGACAAGAAGATCACCTACAACGAGCTGTACGAACATGTCTGCCGGCTCGCCAATGTGATGAAGAAGCACGGCGTCAAGAAAGGCGACCGCGTCACCATCTACATGCCGATGATCCCGGAAGCCGCCTATGCGATGCTGGCCTGCACGCGCATCGGCGCCATCCATTCGATCGTCTTCGGCGGCTTCTCGCCGGACGCGCTGGCCGGCCGCATCGTCGACTGCGAATCGACCTTCGTCATCACCGCCGACGAGGGTTTGCGCGGCGGCAAGCCGATCCCGCTGAAGGAGAACACCGACAAGGCGATCGACATTGCCGCCAGGCACCATGTGACGGTGAAGAACGTTGTCGTCGTGCGCCGCACCGGCGGCAAGATCGGCTGGGCGCCTGGCCGTGATGTCTGGTACCATGACGAAGTCGCGTCGGTGAAGGCCGAGTGCAAGCCCGAGAAGATGAAGGCGGAGGATCCGCTGTTCATCCTCTACACGTCCGGCTCGACCGGAAAGCCGAAGGGCGTGCTGCACACCACGGCCGGCTATCTCGTCTACGTATCGATGACGCACCAATATGTCTTCGACTACCATGATGGCGACATCTACTGGTGCACCGCCGATGTCGGCTGGGTCACCGGCCACAGCTACATCGTCTATGGCCCGCTCGCCAACGGCGCCACCACGCTGATGTTCGAAGGCGTGCCCAACTACCCGTCGCAGTCGCGCTTCTGGGAAGTCATCGACAAGCACAAGGTCAACATCTTCTACACCGCGCCGACGGCGCTGCGCGCGCTGATGGGGGCCGGCAACGACCCGGTGAAGAAGACCTCGCGCAACTCGCTGCGCGTTCTCGGTTCGGTCGGCGAGCCGATCAATCCGGAAGCCTGGGAGTGGTATTTCAACGTCGTCGGCAATGCCAAGGTGCCGATCGTCGACACCTGGTGGCAGACCGAGACCGGCGGCATTCTGATCACCCCGCTGCCTGGCGCCACCGACCTCAAGCCAGGCTCGGCGACAAGGCCTTTCTTCGGCGTCAAGCCGCAGCTGGTCGACGGCGAAGGCAAGGTGCTGGAAGGAGCCGCGGACGGCAATCTCTGCATCACCGATTCGTGGCCGGGCCAGATGCGCACCGTCTATGGTGATCACGACCGCTTCGTGCAGACCTATTTCTCGACCTACAAGGGCAAGTACTTCACCGGCGACGGCTGCCGCCGCGACGCCGACGGCTACTACTGGATCACCGGCCGCGTTGACGACGTCATCAATGTCTCCGGCCACCGCATGGGCACGGCCGAAGTCGAATCGGCGCTGGTCAGCCATGAGAAGGTTTCCGAGGCCGCGGTCGTCGGCTACCCGCACGACATCAAGGGCCAGGGCATCTACAGCTACGTTACCTTGATGAAAGGGCAAGAGCCGACCGAGGACCTGCGCAAGGAACTTATCGCCCATGTCCGCAAGGAGATCGGCGCCATCGCTTCGCCGGACAAGATCCAGTTCGCGCCGGGCCTGCCCAAGACGCGATCTGGCAAGATCATGCGCCGCATCCTGCGCAAGATCGCCGAGGACGATTTTGCCGCGCTTGGCGACACCTCGACGCTGGCCGACCCGGCGGTCGTCGACGACCTCGTTGCCAACCGGCAGAACAAGAAGGGCTGA
- a CDS encoding YggS family pyridoxal phosphate-dependent enzyme has translation MGDTVQQFFAVKARIAAAEQEAARQAGAVTLVAVSKTFDAADIQPVIEAGQRVFGENRVQEAQGKWPDLKLAFPDIELHLIGPLQSNKAKEAVALFDVIETVDREKIAAELAKEMARQGRAPKLYVQVNTGSEPQKAGIEPRDAVAFVTRCRDVHGLAIEGLMCIPPADENPGPHFALLEKLGREAGVEKLSMGMSGDYETAIAFGATSVRVGSAIFGSR, from the coding sequence ATGGGTGACACCGTTCAGCAGTTTTTCGCGGTCAAGGCGAGGATCGCCGCCGCCGAGCAGGAGGCCGCTCGCCAGGCCGGTGCCGTGACGCTGGTCGCGGTTTCCAAGACCTTTGACGCCGCCGACATCCAGCCGGTGATCGAGGCCGGCCAGCGGGTCTTCGGCGAGAATCGCGTCCAGGAAGCGCAAGGCAAATGGCCGGATTTGAAGCTGGCATTCCCCGACATCGAACTGCACCTGATCGGTCCGCTGCAATCGAACAAGGCGAAAGAGGCGGTCGCGCTGTTCGACGTCATCGAGACGGTCGACCGCGAGAAGATCGCCGCCGAACTCGCCAAGGAAATGGCCCGGCAAGGCCGCGCGCCGAAACTCTATGTCCAGGTCAACACCGGCTCCGAGCCGCAGAAGGCCGGCATCGAACCGCGCGATGCCGTGGCTTTCGTCACCCGCTGCCGCGATGTCCACGGCCTCGCCATCGAAGGCCTGATGTGCATCCCCCCGGCAGACGAAAATCCCGGCCCGCATTTCGCGCTGCTGGAGAAGCTTGGGCGCGAGGCCGGAGTCGAAAAGCTATCCATGGGCATGTCCGGCGACTACGAAACGGCCATCGCCTTCGGCGCTACCAGCGTCAGGGTCGGCTCGGCGATTTTTGGTAGCCGTTAG
- a CDS encoding LysR substrate-binding domain-containing protein has translation MARPDINRSGEIEVFVRVVEAGSFSAAARALRMTPSAVSKLIARLESRLGARLVSRSTRKLLLTPEGAAFYESGLRILADMAAAEREAAAGAAPRGRLRVNTYVPFGVHRLIPLLPRFLERYPEISVDLVLTDSVIDLMAERADVAIRAGPLGESRLVARKLGQSPVVVVAAPSYLEPHGTPLTPADLDTHNRMGFGFVRHIDGWPFLDAQGNAVMIPITGNTQVSDGEAMRLMTLAGAGISRLARWHVAADIAAGRLVPLLEDFNPGDEEATHAVYVGQGRHLPARVRAFLDFLGESVRLG, from the coding sequence ATGGCCAGACCCGACATAAACCGTTCCGGCGAGATCGAAGTCTTCGTGCGCGTCGTCGAGGCAGGCAGCTTTTCCGCCGCGGCGCGCGCGTTGCGCATGACGCCGTCGGCCGTCAGCAAGCTAATCGCGAGGCTGGAATCCCGGCTCGGCGCGCGGCTGGTCAGCCGCTCGACGCGCAAGCTGCTGCTGACCCCGGAAGGGGCGGCGTTCTATGAAAGCGGACTACGCATCCTCGCCGACATGGCAGCAGCAGAGCGCGAGGCGGCCGCGGGCGCCGCACCGCGCGGGCGGCTGCGCGTCAACACCTACGTGCCGTTCGGGGTGCACCGGCTGATCCCGCTGCTGCCGCGCTTCCTCGAACGCTATCCCGAAATCTCGGTCGATCTGGTGCTGACCGACAGTGTCATCGACCTGATGGCCGAACGTGCCGATGTGGCGATCCGGGCCGGGCCGCTTGGCGAGTCACGGCTGGTGGCGCGCAAGCTCGGGCAGAGCCCGGTGGTCGTCGTTGCGGCCCCTTCCTACCTCGAGCCGCACGGCACGCCGCTGACGCCGGCCGATCTCGACACACACAACCGGATGGGCTTCGGCTTCGTCAGGCACATTGACGGCTGGCCGTTCCTCGACGCGCAGGGCAATGCCGTCATGATCCCGATCACCGGCAACACCCAGGTCAGCGACGGCGAGGCAATGCGGCTGATGACGCTGGCCGGGGCAGGCATTTCCCGGCTGGCGCGCTGGCATGTGGCGGCCGACATCGCCGCCGGGCGGCTAGTGCCGCTGCTGGAGGATTTCAACCCGGGCGACGAGGAGGCGACGCATGCTGTCTATGTCGGCCAGGGCCGGCATCTGCCGGCACGGGTAAGGGCGTTTCTCGATTTCCTGGGCGAGAGCGTGCGGCTGGGCTGA
- a CDS encoding MFS transporter, with amino-acid sequence MPLALYALAAGAFGIGVTEFVIMGLLLDVSKDLGVSISAAGQLISGYALGVVIGAPLLTIATGNWPRKTVLLALMAIFTLGNLACALAPDYWTLMGARVVTAFAHGTFFGVGSVVATGLVAPNRKASAIALMFTGLTIANILGVPFGTWLGQAFGWRATFWAVTAVGLAAFAVILALVPSSQAAPERSDLRADLAVLRRTPVLLGLATTVLGYAGVFAVFTYIAPLLTQISGFEEAAVSPILLVFGGGLIAGNLAGGKVADRWLVPAVLGSLVVLALVLATMSFAIHSQVMAVIYVGLLGAAAFATVAPLQMWVLEKAQGAGQSLASSFNIAAFNLGNASGAWLGGVVIAHGLGLGSLTWVAALLPVAALAVAALALRLDRTNALGEPVSVRS; translated from the coding sequence ATGCCTCTTGCTCTCTACGCCCTCGCCGCCGGTGCCTTCGGCATCGGCGTCACCGAATTCGTCATCATGGGCCTGCTGCTCGACGTCAGCAAGGATCTCGGCGTCTCGATCTCCGCCGCCGGGCAGCTCATTTCGGGCTACGCGCTCGGCGTCGTCATCGGCGCGCCGCTGCTCACCATCGCCACCGGCAATTGGCCGCGCAAGACCGTGCTTCTGGCGCTGATGGCGATCTTCACGCTGGGCAACCTCGCTTGTGCGCTGGCCCCCGACTACTGGACCCTGATGGGTGCGCGCGTCGTCACCGCCTTTGCCCACGGCACCTTCTTCGGCGTCGGCTCGGTGGTCGCCACCGGCCTGGTCGCGCCCAACAGGAAGGCCTCGGCGATCGCGCTGATGTTCACCGGGCTCACCATCGCCAACATCCTCGGCGTGCCTTTCGGCACCTGGCTTGGCCAGGCCTTCGGCTGGCGTGCGACCTTCTGGGCGGTCACCGCGGTCGGCCTGGCGGCCTTCGCCGTCATCCTGGCCCTGGTGCCGAGCAGCCAGGCCGCGCCCGAGAGGAGCGACCTGCGCGCCGATCTCGCCGTGCTGCGCCGCACGCCGGTCCTGCTCGGGCTTGCCACCACCGTGCTCGGCTATGCCGGCGTCTTCGCCGTCTTCACCTACATCGCGCCGCTGTTGACGCAGATCAGCGGCTTCGAGGAAGCCGCCGTGTCGCCGATCCTGCTCGTCTTCGGCGGCGGCCTCATCGCCGGCAACCTCGCCGGCGGCAAGGTCGCCGACCGCTGGCTGGTGCCGGCGGTGCTGGGCAGTCTCGTCGTGCTGGCCCTTGTGCTGGCGACCATGAGCTTCGCCATCCACAGCCAGGTTATGGCCGTCATCTATGTCGGCCTGTTGGGCGCCGCGGCCTTCGCCACGGTGGCGCCGCTGCAGATGTGGGTACTGGAAAAGGCGCAAGGCGCCGGCCAGAGCCTCGCCTCGTCCTTCAACATCGCCGCCTTCAATCTCGGCAACGCCTCCGGCGCCTGGCTTGGCGGCGTGGTCATCGCCCATGGCCTCGGATTGGGTTCGCTCACCTGGGTCGCCGCCCTGCTGCCAGTCGCCGCACTCGCCGTGGCCGCGCTGGCCCTGCGCCTCGATCGCACCAACGCGCTCGGCGAGCCTGTCTCCGTCCGGTCCTGA
- a CDS encoding usg protein, which produces MRDHSEMDLMLKGYGLTTAKILYHFPDHPHLLQSFIWQDYDLAPQFPVLIRFIEFWRAKLDGPLHSVVYTHQKLVAPNEWRKVDGEFVLH; this is translated from the coding sequence ATGCGCGACCATTCCGAAATGGACCTGATGCTCAAGGGCTATGGCTTGACCACGGCCAAGATTCTTTATCACTTTCCCGACCATCCCCATCTCCTGCAGAGCTTCATCTGGCAGGACTACGACCTGGCGCCGCAGTTTCCGGTATTGATCCGCTTCATCGAATTCTGGAGGGCGAAGCTCGACGGGCCGCTGCATTCGGTCGTCTACACGCACCAGAAGCTGGTCGCGCCGAATGAATGGCGCAAGGTGGACGGGGAGTTCGTGCTGCACTGA
- a CDS encoding DoxX family protein translates to MTAFDYAALLLRVSIGGLFLAHAYLKYAVFTPKGTTDYFQSLGVPGYFGLIAIAAETAGGLGLIFGVATRLAAILLIPLMLGTIVLVHGKNGFWFTNAGGGWEYPALWIVCLVVIALIGSGHAALWPIWG, encoded by the coding sequence ATGACCGCTTTCGACTATGCCGCGCTGCTGCTTCGGGTCAGCATCGGCGGCCTGTTTCTTGCCCATGCCTATTTGAAATACGCCGTCTTCACGCCGAAAGGCACAACCGACTATTTCCAGTCGCTCGGCGTGCCCGGCTATTTCGGCTTGATCGCCATCGCCGCCGAAACGGCCGGCGGGCTTGGCCTGATCTTCGGCGTCGCCACGCGGCTGGCGGCCATCCTGCTCATTCCGCTGATGCTGGGCACGATCGTGCTCGTCCACGGCAAGAATGGTTTCTGGTTCACCAATGCGGGCGGCGGCTGGGAATATCCGGCGTTGTGGATCGTCTGCCTAGTCGTCATCGCCCTCATCGGCAGCGGCCACGCGGCACTCTGGCCGATCTGGGGATAG
- a CDS encoding type II toxin-antitoxin system Phd/YefM family antitoxin, which translates to MNWHLQDAKNNFSKVVQRARSEGPQTVTLRGERAAVVLSAEDYDRLAGKKKSLAEYLLTGPVWDDDFAEEVSRRSETMIRDVDL; encoded by the coding sequence ATGAACTGGCACCTTCAGGACGCAAAGAACAATTTCTCCAAGGTGGTTCAGCGTGCGCGCAGCGAGGGACCGCAGACGGTGACGTTGCGCGGCGAGCGCGCCGCAGTGGTGCTTTCCGCCGAGGATTACGACCGCCTGGCCGGAAAGAAGAAGTCGTTGGCCGAATATCTTTTGACTGGTCCGGTTTGGGACGATGATTTCGCCGAAGAGGTCAGCCGCCGCTCGGAGACGATGATCCGGGACGTCGATCTCTGA
- a CDS encoding type II toxin-antitoxin system VapC family toxin, protein MYLLDTNIVSDVQRRLPKPTEWLASVDPTSVSLSVITLGEIERGIIKLRKVDSEKATRLDLWLRELRRDNADRILAVTEDVALTWGRITARRTRGSADTLIAATALVHDLILVTRNVADFDDTGVTVFNPWDA, encoded by the coding sequence ATGTATCTGCTCGACACGAACATCGTTTCGGATGTGCAGAGGCGACTACCCAAGCCAACCGAATGGCTGGCTTCGGTGGATCCGACCTCGGTCAGCCTCAGCGTCATCACGCTTGGAGAGATCGAACGTGGGATCATCAAGCTACGCAAGGTCGACTCCGAAAAGGCAACACGCCTCGATCTGTGGCTACGGGAGCTTCGGCGCGACAATGCCGATCGTATTCTCGCCGTCACGGAAGATGTCGCGTTAACTTGGGGCCGCATCACCGCCCGCCGTACACGAGGCAGCGCCGATACCCTCATCGCGGCTACCGCTCTTGTCCATGATCTCATTCTTGTGACGCGCAATGTTGCCGACTTCGACGATACAGGCGTGACGGTGTTCAATCCCTGGGACGCCTAA
- a CDS encoding aldo/keto reductase, with protein sequence MRYNQLGNTGMFVSELCLGTMTFGAAGQNAQWGLIASLDQKGVNEIVGRSIAAGVNFFDTADVYSFGESERLLGQSLRDLGIPRSSVVIATKVHGTMGNGPNDRGSSRGHIMDSVDASLERLQLDHIDLYQLHGTDAVTPIDETLRALDDLVASGKVRYVGVSNWQAWRIAKALGIADRKGFARFETIQSYYSIAGRDLEREIVPLINEEKLGLMVWSPMAGGLLSGKYGPGAPGNGEGRRASFNFPPVNEDRAWAAVGVMREIAKKHDVSVATVALGYVLAKPFVMSVIIGASRMDQLEQNLAAAEVKLDADDLAKLDEVSALPSEYPAWMLERQGAGRRPAPFVTKA encoded by the coding sequence ATGCGTTACAACCAGCTTGGGAATACGGGGATGTTCGTCTCCGAACTCTGTCTCGGCACCATGACCTTCGGCGCTGCCGGCCAGAACGCCCAATGGGGCCTGATCGCGAGCCTCGACCAGAAGGGCGTCAATGAGATTGTCGGCCGCTCGATCGCCGCCGGCGTCAACTTCTTCGACACGGCCGATGTCTATTCCTTCGGTGAATCCGAGCGTCTGCTCGGCCAGTCCCTGCGGGACCTCGGCATTCCCAGATCGAGCGTGGTGATCGCCACCAAGGTCCATGGTACCATGGGCAACGGGCCGAACGACCGCGGCTCCTCGCGGGGTCACATCATGGATTCGGTCGATGCCAGCCTCGAACGGTTGCAACTCGACCATATCGATCTCTATCAGCTGCACGGTACCGACGCGGTGACCCCGATCGACGAAACGCTGCGGGCGCTCGACGATCTCGTTGCCAGCGGCAAGGTCCGCTATGTCGGGGTTTCCAACTGGCAGGCCTGGCGCATCGCCAAGGCGCTCGGCATCGCCGACCGCAAGGGTTTTGCTCGTTTCGAGACCATACAGTCCTATTATTCGATCGCCGGTCGCGATCTCGAACGTGAGATCGTGCCGCTCATCAACGAGGAGAAACTCGGCTTGATGGTGTGGTCGCCCATGGCCGGCGGCCTGCTGTCGGGCAAATACGGTCCCGGCGCGCCCGGCAATGGCGAGGGCCGCCGTGCGTCCTTCAACTTCCCGCCGGTCAACGAGGACCGTGCCTGGGCGGCCGTCGGCGTCATGCGCGAGATCGCCAAGAAGCACGACGTCAGCGTTGCCACCGTGGCGCTCGGCTATGTCCTGGCCAAGCCTTTCGTGATGAGCGTCATCATAGGCGCCAGCCGTATGGACCAGCTCGAACAGAACCTTGCCGCGGCTGAAGTGAAACTCGACGCGGACGATCTCGCCAAGCTCGACGAAGTCAGCGCGCTGCCGTCCGAATATCCAGCATGGATGCTGGAGCGGCAAGGCGCCGGCCGGCGCCCGGCGCCGTTCGTAACCAAGGCATAG
- a CDS encoding aldo/keto reductase gives MDYRRLGASGLKVPALSFGAGTFGGSGPLFGAWGNSDAREARRLIDICLEAGVNLFDTADVYSSGASEQVLGEAIKGRRDAVLISTKTSLPMGDGPADYGSSRSRLIKATDAALKRLGTDYIDLLQLHAFDAGTPIEEVLSTLDELVRAGKLRYVGVSNFSGWQVMKSLAEADKHGYPRYAAHQVYYSLVGRDYEWELMPLGLDQGVGALVWSPLGWGRLTGKIRRGQPLPEKSRLHDTADFGPPVEDEHLYRVMDALDAVAQETSKTVPQIAINWLLQRPTVSSVIIGARNEEQLRQNLGAVGWALTPDQVKKLDAASEVTAPYPYFPYRRQEGFARLNPPAV, from the coding sequence ATGGATTATCGACGTCTCGGCGCATCGGGCCTGAAAGTGCCCGCACTCTCGTTCGGCGCGGGAACCTTCGGCGGCTCCGGCCCGCTGTTCGGTGCCTGGGGCAACAGCGACGCCAGGGAAGCGCGGCGGCTGATCGACATCTGCCTTGAAGCCGGCGTCAATCTGTTCGACACGGCCGACGTCTATTCGAGCGGCGCCTCGGAACAGGTGCTGGGCGAAGCGATCAAGGGCCGCCGCGACGCCGTGCTGATCTCGACCAAGACCTCGCTGCCGATGGGTGACGGGCCGGCCGACTACGGCTCGTCGCGTTCGCGGCTGATCAAGGCCACGGACGCCGCGCTGAAACGCCTCGGCACCGACTACATCGACCTGTTGCAACTGCATGCCTTTGATGCCGGCACGCCGATCGAGGAGGTGCTTTCGACGCTGGACGAACTCGTGCGCGCCGGCAAGCTGCGCTATGTCGGCGTCTCCAACTTCTCCGGCTGGCAAGTGATGAAGTCGCTGGCGGAGGCCGACAAGCACGGCTATCCCCGCTATGCCGCGCATCAGGTCTACTACTCGCTGGTCGGCCGCGACTATGAGTGGGAACTGATGCCGCTCGGCCTCGACCAGGGCGTCGGCGCACTGGTCTGGAGCCCCCTCGGCTGGGGCCGGCTGACCGGCAAGATCCGCCGTGGCCAGCCGCTGCCGGAAAAGAGCCGGCTGCATGACACGGCGGATTTCGGCCCGCCGGTCGAGGACGAGCATCTCTACCGGGTCATGGACGCGCTCGACGCGGTGGCGCAGGAGACCAGCAAGACGGTGCCGCAGATCGCCATCAACTGGCTGTTGCAGCGCCCGACCGTTTCCTCCGTCATCATCGGCGCCCGCAACGAGGAGCAGTTGCGCCAGAACCTCGGCGCGGTCGGCTGGGCGCTGACGCCGGATCAGGTGAAGAAACTCGACGCGGCGAGCGAAGTCACCGCGCCCTACCCGTATTTCCCCTATCGCCGCCAGGAAGGCTTCGCCCGGCTTAACCCACCGGCGGTGTGA